One genomic segment of Nothobranchius furzeri strain GRZ-AD chromosome 10, NfurGRZ-RIMD1, whole genome shotgun sequence includes these proteins:
- the mfsd14bb gene encoding hippocampus abundant transcript-like protein 1 isoform X1, which translates to MLVRSSHGRRRARVTHAVIVIFLEFFAWGLLTTPMLTVLKETFPQHTFLMNGLVQGVKGFLSFLSAPLVGALSDIWGRKSFLLLTVFFTCAPIPFMRISPWWYFALIAVSGVFSVTFSVIFAYVADITEERERSTAYGLVSATFAASLVMSPAIGSYLSEHYGDSLVVLVATVIAVVDIAFVFFLVPESLPDKMRLSSYGFPVSWEQADPFSSLRRVGNDTTVLLICVTVFLSYLPEAGQYSSFFLYLKQVIEFSSTAIVGFIAMVGILSIIAQTLLLSLLIRTIGKKNTVLLGLGSQILQLLCYAFGSAKWMMWAAGTLVAMSSITFPAVSALVSHNASADQQGVVQGMITGIRGLCNGLGPALYGFIFYLFNMELTDTQPVAGRQNTEQRSGIPGLPFLFGACSVLLAVLVAIFIPDQNRLTDTKASCANKSTNASTACTQNGSPVATPTSDGEDIEPLLQDASM; encoded by the exons ATGTTGGTCCGGAGCTCG CACGGCCGGCGCCGAGCCAGGGTGACTCATGCCGTGATTGTGATCTTTCTGGAGTTCTTCGCCTGGGGGCTTCTGACCACGCCCATGCTGACT GTCCTAAAGGAGACGTTCCCTCAGCACACCTTCCTGATGAATGGTCTTGTGCAAGGCGTCAAG GGTTTCTTGTCGTTTCTGTCGGCTCCTCTAGTTGGTGCGCTGTCAGACATCTGGGGAAGAaagtccttcctcctcctcacggTCTTCTTCACCTGTGCCCCAATCCCCTTCATGAGGATCAGCCCCTG gtggTACTTTGCTCTGATCGCAGTCTCAGGGGTTTTCTCTGTGACCTTTTCCGTGATTTTTGCCTACGTTGCTGACATCACAGAGGAGCGTGAGAGGAGCACGGCGTATGGACTg GTGTCTGCAACCTTCGCTGCCAGTCTGGTGATGAGTCCAGCCATCGGGTCCTACCTGTCTGAACATTATGGCGACAGTCTGGTGGTTCTGGTTGCCACGGTGATTGCCGTGGTCGATATTGCCTTCGTGTTCTTCCTGGTTCCCGAGTCTCTGCCGGACAAGATGAGGCTATCATCGTATGGCTTCCCCGTCTCCTGGGAGCAGGCCGACCCGTTCTCT TCGCTGCGTCGAGTTGGAAATGACACCACAGTCCTCTTGATCTGTGTCACCGTGTTCCTGTCCTACCTGCCTGAAGCTGGACAATACTCGAGCTTCTTCCTCTACCTGAAgcag GTGATTGAGTTTTCATCTACAGCCATCGTTGGCTTCATCGCCATGGTGGGAATCCTCTCCATCATCGCTCAG ACCCTCCTGCTGAGTCTTTTAATCAGGACCATTGGTAAAAAGAACACAGTTCTGCTGGGTCTGGGCTCCCAGATCCTGCAGCTCCTCTGTTACGCCTTTGGTTCCGCGAAATG GATGATGTGGGCTGCAGGAACGCTGGTGGCCATGTCCTCCATCACCTTCCCAGCAGTCTCTGCTTTGGTGTCTCACAACGCGTCAGCCGACCAGCAAG GTGTTGTCCAAGGGATGATCACAGGTATCAGAGGTCTCTGTAACGGATTGGGTCCGGCTCTCTACGGCTTCATCTTCTACCTCTTTAATATGGAGTTGACGGACACACAGCCAGTGGCAGGAAGACAAAACACAgag CAGAGATCCGGAATACCGGGCCTGCCCTTCCTGTTCGGAGCGTGTTCCGTTCTCCTGGCCGTGCTCGTTGCCATCTTCATCCCGGACCAGAACCGACTTACCGACACCAAGGCTTCCTGCGCCAACAAATCCACCAACGCCTCCACTGCTTGTACTCAGAACGGAAGCCCTGTGGCCACGCCCACCAGTGATGGGGAGGACATTGAGCCGCTCCTCCAGGACGCCAGCATGTGA
- the mfsd14bb gene encoding hippocampus abundant transcript-like protein 1 isoform X2 encodes MLVRSSHGRRRARVTHAVIVIFLEFFAWGLLTTPMLTVLKETFPQHTFLMNGLVQGVKGFLSFLSAPLVGALSDIWGRKSFLLLTVFFTCAPIPFMRISPWWYFALIAVSGVFSVTFSVIFAYVADITEERERSTAYGLVSATFAASLVMSPAIGSYLSEHYGDSLVVLVATVIAVVDIAFVFFLVPESLPDKMRLSSYGFPVSWEQADPFSSLRRVGNDTTVLLICVTVFLSYLPEAGQYSSFFLYLKQVIEFSSTAIVGFIAMVGILSIIAQTLLLSLLIRTIGKKNTVLLGLGSQILQLLCYAFGSAKWMMWAAGTLVAMSSITFPAVSALVSHNASADQQGVVQGMITGIRGLCNGLGPALYGFIFYLFNMELTDTQPVAGRQNTERSGIPGLPFLFGACSVLLAVLVAIFIPDQNRLTDTKASCANKSTNASTACTQNGSPVATPTSDGEDIEPLLQDASM; translated from the exons ATGTTGGTCCGGAGCTCG CACGGCCGGCGCCGAGCCAGGGTGACTCATGCCGTGATTGTGATCTTTCTGGAGTTCTTCGCCTGGGGGCTTCTGACCACGCCCATGCTGACT GTCCTAAAGGAGACGTTCCCTCAGCACACCTTCCTGATGAATGGTCTTGTGCAAGGCGTCAAG GGTTTCTTGTCGTTTCTGTCGGCTCCTCTAGTTGGTGCGCTGTCAGACATCTGGGGAAGAaagtccttcctcctcctcacggTCTTCTTCACCTGTGCCCCAATCCCCTTCATGAGGATCAGCCCCTG gtggTACTTTGCTCTGATCGCAGTCTCAGGGGTTTTCTCTGTGACCTTTTCCGTGATTTTTGCCTACGTTGCTGACATCACAGAGGAGCGTGAGAGGAGCACGGCGTATGGACTg GTGTCTGCAACCTTCGCTGCCAGTCTGGTGATGAGTCCAGCCATCGGGTCCTACCTGTCTGAACATTATGGCGACAGTCTGGTGGTTCTGGTTGCCACGGTGATTGCCGTGGTCGATATTGCCTTCGTGTTCTTCCTGGTTCCCGAGTCTCTGCCGGACAAGATGAGGCTATCATCGTATGGCTTCCCCGTCTCCTGGGAGCAGGCCGACCCGTTCTCT TCGCTGCGTCGAGTTGGAAATGACACCACAGTCCTCTTGATCTGTGTCACCGTGTTCCTGTCCTACCTGCCTGAAGCTGGACAATACTCGAGCTTCTTCCTCTACCTGAAgcag GTGATTGAGTTTTCATCTACAGCCATCGTTGGCTTCATCGCCATGGTGGGAATCCTCTCCATCATCGCTCAG ACCCTCCTGCTGAGTCTTTTAATCAGGACCATTGGTAAAAAGAACACAGTTCTGCTGGGTCTGGGCTCCCAGATCCTGCAGCTCCTCTGTTACGCCTTTGGTTCCGCGAAATG GATGATGTGGGCTGCAGGAACGCTGGTGGCCATGTCCTCCATCACCTTCCCAGCAGTCTCTGCTTTGGTGTCTCACAACGCGTCAGCCGACCAGCAAG GTGTTGTCCAAGGGATGATCACAGGTATCAGAGGTCTCTGTAACGGATTGGGTCCGGCTCTCTACGGCTTCATCTTCTACCTCTTTAATATGGAGTTGACGGACACACAGCCAGTGGCAGGAAGACAAAACACAgag AGATCCGGAATACCGGGCCTGCCCTTCCTGTTCGGAGCGTGTTCCGTTCTCCTGGCCGTGCTCGTTGCCATCTTCATCCCGGACCAGAACCGACTTACCGACACCAAGGCTTCCTGCGCCAACAAATCCACCAACGCCTCCACTGCTTGTACTCAGAACGGAAGCCCTGTGGCCACGCCCACCAGTGATGGGGAGGACATTGAGCCGCTCCTCCAGGACGCCAGCATGTGA